Genomic DNA from bacterium:
TGTTTCCTGTAAATATGATTTTTAAATTCGGGTGAAATGAATAAATTTCAGAAATTGCTCTTGCACAGAATTCTACTTTATAAAATTTTATTTTTTGTGGTTTAAAAAAGTCAGAATAATTTGCTTCAATAATAAGAGCATTATTTTTATAATTTTCCAGTTCACTTAAAAATTGATGAAAAATGTGTATGTTTGAAATTGAATCAAGGAAGTTATCAAAGGTTTTCCTTTCAACAACAGCGATAATGTTTCTATTTCCATCCATTAAAGCATAATCTCCACATGGTAAAATCGCCCTTTCTATATTTGCATTTTGAAATTTGTAAGGATATCTTTCGTTTTTATCTATTATTATGTTTAACTCTGTTTTTATATATGGAAGCAAACCTCTTTTCGGTTTTCTTTCTTTCAGTGCTTTTGATGTACTCCAGAAAATCTGTTCATATTCTCCTTCTTTTTCTTTATATTTTTTCTTTAAGAACAAAAATTCACACCTTTTATTACTTTTTCTATTCAAAATAACCACCATTCTTTCTCCATATTTTCTCAAAGATAATATTTCAACTCTTTCAATTATTTCTTCATCTTCCTTTATTTCATTATCTCTATAACAGAAGATATTTTTAACACCTGGCCATTTATCCTGAACTAATAAAGAAAGGATGATTTCTTCTCTTTCTCTGATAAGCAATCTATAAGGGAATTTTACTGAATCTGTTTTTGTAATTATCCATTCCATATTATATTATTATAAGTGAAATTAAAAAAATGAAAAACTTACTTTTGATTTTAAAAGGTGTTTCTGGAATTTTTTTTCAATCAATTATTTTAAGAGAGATTTTTTCAAGTTTTTTTGGTAATGAACTTTCCTTCAGTATTGTAATTTCTTTTTATCTTTCAGGTGGAGCAATTGGAAGTTATTTGTTAAGGAAAAATAGAAATCACAGCAGAAACTATATACTTTTCACATTTTTTGAAATTTTTTTTCTGATTTTTTTTCTGATTTTTTTAAGAATTTTTTCAAATATTCAGAGAATTTTTTATATATCAAATTTAAGATTTTTTATTTTTTCTTTTTTCCTTTCTTTTTTTTCAGGATTTTTTGAAGGAGCGAGATTTATACTTTTATCCTTTCTCTATAAAGAAGAAAAAAGTTCGGGTAAAGTTTATGGACTTGAAGGACTTGGTTTTTTAATTGGTGGACTACTTTTTTCTTTTCTTTTGTTTTTCAAAATTAACATATTTTTCTTATTTTTTCTTTCATTAATTTTAAGTTTTTTAACTATCTTTTATTTTGAAAAAAATTATATGTACCTTTCAATTTTTATTATTTTTCTTTTTCTTCTACCATTTTCAAAAAAACTTGATTTTAAAACAAACTCATTGAAATATAAGGGTTTTAAAGTGGTTGAGGTTAAGGACACAAATTATAATAAACTCACAGTTTTAAATAAAGGGAATCAGTATATTCTTTTATCAAATGGTTTTCAGGAATTTACAAGTCAACCAGATTGTTTTTCAATTAAAAATATTGCTTTTTTCTCACTTGCTTTTTCAGAAAAAATAGAAAAAGTTGGGATTTATGGAAGTCCTGAAATTCTTGATGAGATTAAGAAATATGATGTTTCAGAGATTTATTTTTTTGAAATAGATAAAGAAAAAACAAATCTGATTAAAAATTATTTTTTAAAGGACTTAAAAAATATAATTTTTGTAAATAAAGATTTAAATAAATTTCTAAAAGAGAAAAAAATAACTTTTGATGCTTTTATAATAACAAATTCTCAACCAATGAACCTCAGAGATAATTATTTTCTCACAGATGAGTTTTTCAGAAAGATTAGAGAGTTTACTCAAAATCTTATTATTGTTCTTCCAGGTTCATATGATTATCTTGGAAAGGGACTCTTAATTCTTCATTCTTCAATTTATAAAACAGCGAAAAAGTATTTTAAATATGATATTGTTGCTTTTACCTATCCAATGATTGCTGTTTTCTCAAATGGAAATTTAAAATTGAATAAAAATTTTACTTTTGATAGACAATTTTTCAATGACGAATATCTCAAATTTGTCCTTGATGAAAACAAAAAAAATTATTATCTGGAAAATATTTTAAGTTTTAAAACAGATTTAAATACTCTATCAAATCAATTCTGCTTATTCTCATCCCTATCTCATTACTTTTCGCAGACATCACAAAAAGTAGGAAGAATTATCAGTAATATTTTTTTCAAAATTTATAGTTTAAGAAATTCTATGCTTCTTTTATCTTTATCTTTATTCTTAATTTCCCTTTTGCCTTTTACTTCTACCTTTTCAGCGATTGTTTTTACAAATGGTTTCTCCTGCCTCACATTTGAGATTATTTTTATCTTTCTTTTTCAGATATATTATGGTTTTGTTTATGGTTTTATAAGTGGAATAATTGGAATTTTTATGGCAGGTATTTCTCTTGGAAGTTTACTTTCTGTTTTCAAAATTCATATTAGAAGAATAATTTACTATACAGAGATTTTTCATTTTTTATTTTATTTTTTATCTGTTATCCTGATTGAAAATGGGATTTTATCCTTGTTTTTAATTTTCTTTTCAGGATTTTTAACTGGTTGGGAATTTGGTATAGTTTCATATTTAATCAAAAAAGAAAGTATTGTGGATACGACAGGAAAACTTTATTCAATTGATTTATTGGGTGCTTTATTTTCTTCTTTATTTTTACCTCTTTTTTTAATCCCTGCTTTTGGTATTTCTGGATGTTTATGGTTAATCGTTCTTTTAAAATTCTCAAATTTATTCAGATTATTTTTAAAAAGAGGGGTATAGTTCGGAAGAATTGAAACTTTACACTGAGATATAACATCTGTATAATTATAGAAGAAAAGGAGGAAATAAAAATGGCTAATAGAATAAAAACATACTTTTTATTAGGTATCTTAACCGTTATTCTTGTCTGGATTGGTGGTTTTTTCGGAAGGGAAGGACTTATAATTGCTCTGATTTTTGCTTTTTTTCTTAACTGGTTTTCTTATTTTTTCAGCGATAAAATTGTTCTTGCAATGTATAGAGCAAGAGAAATAAAAGAAAATGAAGAACCATATTTACATTCTTTAGTTGCACAACTTGCTCAAACAGCAGGGATTCCAAAACCAAAAGTTTACATCATAAATTCATCAACTCCAAATGCTTTTGCAACAGGAAGAAATCCAGGTAATGCAGTAGTTGCTTTAACAACAGGAATAATGGAACTTCTTGATGAAAATGAACTGAAAGGAGTTATTTCACATGAATTAACACATATAAAAAACAGAGATATACTTGTTGCAACAGTGGCAGCAACTATAGCAGGAGCAATAACTTTTCTTGCGAGGATGCTTCAATATATGGCATTTTTTGGTTCAATGGATAGTGATGACAGAAGGGGAGGGAATATTTTTACACTTTTTGCCCTTTTGCTTTTTGCAGTTTTAGCACCAATTGCTGCTTTAATAATTCAACTTGCAATTTCCCGCTCAAGAGAATATCTTGCAGATGAAGGTGGAGCAAAAATTTCAGGTAATCCTTTATATCTTGCAAATGCTTTAAGGAAATTGTCTTATGGAGTAAAAAGAAATCCAATGAGGACAGCAAACCCTGCAACAAGTCATCTTTTTATTGTTAATCCTTTTTCTGGAAGTAATTTATTTGCTCTATTTTCAACACATCCACCTATAGAGGAAAGAATTAAACGACTTGAAAGAATGGTATTTTAATGGATAGAGAAAAGATAAAAAAATTACTGATTGATTTCAAAGAGGGAAAAATCACAGAAGAAAAATTTATAGAAAAATTAAAATATTTTCCCTATCTGGATATAAATTTTGCAAAAATTGATACCCACAGGTCTTTAAAATTTGGTTTTCCAGAAGTTGTTTTTGGACAGAATAAGTCATACCAGCACCTTAAAGAGATTATTTCAAAAATAAAGAAAATTCATTCAAATGTTATTATTACAAGGGTTGAAGAAAAAATAGCAAATAAACTGAAAAAGGATTTTCCAGAGATTATTTATTTTAAAGAAGCAAAAATTTTAACATTTAAGAAGGAAAAAAGAAAAAAAGATGGTTATGTTTGTGTTGTTACTGCTGGAACTGCTGATATACCAGTTGCTGAAGAATCAGCAATCACCCTTGAAATTCTTGGAATAAAAACTGAAAGAATTTATGATGCAGGAGTTGCAGGACTTCACAGATTACTTGATAAAATTGAGATTTTAAACAAAGCAAGATGTCTCATAGTTGTTGCAGGAATGGAAGGTGCTCTACCGAGTGTAGTTGGAGGGCTTGTTGGAAAACCTGTTGTTGCAGTCCCTACTTCAGTTGGATATGGAATAAATTTAAATGGAATTGCTCCGCTTTTGACAATGCTTAACAGTTGTTCACCAAATGTGGTTGTTGTTAATATAAATAATGGTTTCGGTGCCGCTTTTTTTACTTATCTATCCTTCTTTTTAAATAAATAGTA
This window encodes:
- a CDS encoding ERCC4 domain-containing protein — translated: MEWIITKTDSVKFPYRLLIREREEIILSLLVQDKWPGVKNIFCYRDNEIKEDEEIIERVEILSLRKYGERMVVILNRKSNKRCEFLFLKKKYKEKEGEYEQIFWSTSKALKERKPKRGLLPYIKTELNIIIDKNERYPYKFQNANIERAILPCGDYALMDGNRNIIAVVERKTFDNFLDSISNIHIFHQFLSELENYKNNALIIEANYSDFFKPQKIKFYKVEFCARAISEIYSFHPNLKIIFTGNRKLAELWILRFFLNIINKIQEKPHIEIKEKTSEYYTLRAITDEY
- a CDS encoding zinc metalloprotease HtpX, with protein sequence MANRIKTYFLLGILTVILVWIGGFFGREGLIIALIFAFFLNWFSYFFSDKIVLAMYRAREIKENEEPYLHSLVAQLAQTAGIPKPKVYIINSSTPNAFATGRNPGNAVVALTTGIMELLDENELKGVISHELTHIKNRDILVATVAATIAGAITFLARMLQYMAFFGSMDSDDRRGGNIFTLFALLLFAVLAPIAALIIQLAISRSREYLADEGGAKISGNPLYLANALRKLSYGVKRNPMRTANPATSHLFIVNPFSGSNLFALFSTHPPIEERIKRLERMVF
- the larB gene encoding nickel pincer cofactor biosynthesis protein LarB gives rise to the protein MDREKIKKLLIDFKEGKITEEKFIEKLKYFPYLDINFAKIDTHRSLKFGFPEVVFGQNKSYQHLKEIISKIKKIHSNVIITRVEEKIANKLKKDFPEIIYFKEAKILTFKKEKRKKDGYVCVVTAGTADIPVAEESAITLEILGIKTERIYDAGVAGLHRLLDKIEILNKARCLIVVAGMEGALPSVVGGLVGKPVVAVPTSVGYGINLNGIAPLLTMLNSCSPNVVVVNINNGFGAAFFTYLSFFLNK